One window of the Colletotrichum destructivum chromosome 4, complete sequence genome contains the following:
- a CDS encoding Putative LicD family protein, giving the protein MRFSLVLPLALLGLISTVAAAPPQPPRDNNEDFSPALVKREDTKYFHEPCCGEELGHYDIRYFKEAVGYDDHRVVLRNLIRSYLTVTKKLKVETWLAHGTLLGWWWNGKIMPWDYDLDVQVSTATLYWMGQNLNRTEHEYDWTDKDGNAKKERYLLDVNPHGTDKDRGDGQNIIDARWINMANGAFIDITGLAERDPDNSPGVWSCKNYHRYRTTDLFPMRETEFEGVPATIPYSFERILSDEYGSKSLVTTEWLGHKWEPEQKEWIKVPESDDQKTQQ; this is encoded by the exons ATGCGCTTCAGTCTCGTTCTCCCGCTTGCTCTGCTAGGCCTCATATCCACAGTTGCCGCGGCGCCTCCTCAACCCCCCCGAGACAACAACGAGGACTTTTCGCCGGCGCTGGTCAAGCGTGAGGACACCAAGTACTTCCACGAGCCCTGCTGTGGAGAAGAGTTGGGGCACTACGACATTCGCTACTTCAAGGAAGCTGTAGGCTACGATGACCACCGAGTCGTCTTGCGCAACCTCATCCGCTCCTACCTGACCGTCaccaagaagctcaaggtcgAGACGTGGCTCGCGCACGGCACTTTGCTGGGCTGGTGGTGGAACGGCAAGATCATGCCGTGGGACTACGACCTCGATGTCCAGGTCTCGACGGCAACTCTGTATTGGATGGGCCAGAACCTCAACCGTACCGAGCACGAGTACGACTGGaccgacaaggacggcaacgctAAGAAGGAGCGCtacctcctcgacgtcaatCCCCACGGCACCGACAAGgaccgcggcgacggccagaACATCATCGACGCCCGCTGGATCAACATGGCCAACGGCGCCTTCATCGACATCACCGGACTCGCCGAGCGCGACCCCGACAACTCGCCGGGTGTCTGGAGTTGTAAGAACTACCACCGCTACCGCACCACCGACCTCTTCCCCATGCGGGAGACCGAGTTCGAGGGCGTCCCTGCCACCATCCCCTACAGCTTCGAGCGCATCCTGTCCGACGAGTACGGCAGCAAGAGCCTGGTAACCACCGAGTGGCTTGG ACACAAGTGGGAGCCCGAACAGAAGGAATGGATCAAAGTGCCCGAGTCTGACGACCAAAAGACGCAGCAGTAG
- a CDS encoding Putative WLM domain, Ubiquitin-like domain superfamily, with protein MAEPHAVESDYDSSDEAITITLTHRNAPHTFKFPSDGTITHLSEDVEDTLSIPPSNQKFIVPKLGLLKPPFKDPEMSLAALQDKKIMLMGAEAKEVASMQAASEFAAKRNAARSAARRQNRSSRRRDQGRAQADSTYTFLSVRPLAGLPHPERSLALLERLKEDPGIRASMRKHKFSVGLLTEMEPLSNTQSTHEGTTRLLGLNRNGGEAIELRLRTDAHDGYRDYKTIRKTLCHELAHNVHSNHDRDFWDLCHQIEREVDAADWKHGGHTVGQQSSSYYAPGDEEEEGFEDHGAWEGGDFVVGGSAANATGLSRREILAKAAEERVKRMNMERRDGGKPDSGPSS; from the coding sequence ATGGCCGAGCCACACGCCGTCGAGTCCGACTACGACTCCTCCGACGAAgccatcaccatcactcTTACCCATCGCAACGCCCCGCACACGTTCAAGTTCCCCTCGGACGGCACGATCACCCACCTCTCCGAGGACGTCGAAGACACCCTCTCCATCCCGCCTTCGAACCAGAAATTCATCGTCCCGAagctcggcctcctcaagCCCCCTTTCAAGGACCCAGAAATGTCCCTCGCCGCGCTGCAGGACAAGAAGATTATGCTCATGGGCGCCGAGGCAAAGGAGGTAGCCTCCATGCAGGCCGCGTCCGAGTTCGCCGCGAAACGAAATGCCGCCCGCagcgcggcgcggcgccaGAACCGCTCCTCTCGAAGACGCGACCAGGGCCGCGCCCAGGCCGACAGTACATACACCTTCCTCTCTGTCCGgcccctcgccggcctgccaCACCCGGAGCGctctctcgccctcctcgagagGCTCAAGGAGGACCCGGGCATCCGCGCCTCGATGCGCAAGCACAAGTTCAGCGTCGGCCTGCTGACCGAGATGGAGCCCCTGTCCAATACGCAGTCCACCCACGAGGGAACCACGAGGCTGCTCGGTCTCAACCGCAACGGTGGggaggccatcgagctgCGGCTCCGGACGGACGCGCACGATGGGTACCGCGACTACAAGACCATCCGCAAGACGCTGTGCCACGAGTTGGCGCACAACGTCCACAGTAACCATGACCGGGACTTTTGGGACCTGTGCCACCAGATCGagcgcgaggtcgacgccgccgactggAAGCACGGCGGGCACACCGTCGGGCAGCAGTCGTCGTCATATTACGCGCCgggggatgaagaagaggaggggtTCGAGGACCACGGGGCGTGGGAGGGAGgcgacttcgtcgtcggcggcagcgctgCCAACGCCACGGGCCTCAGTCGCCGCGAAATCCTCGCCAAAGCTGCCGAGGAGAGGGTCAAGAGGATGAACATGGAAAGGCGGGACGGAGGGAAACCCGACTCTGGCCCATCATCCTGA
- a CDS encoding Putative ER lumen protein retaining receptor produces the protein MLNLFRITGDLSHLASIGILLHKMVQMNSCSGISFKSQALYFLVYITRYLDLFSTSSLWNLVFKILFITSQGYIVYLMTTAYKPTNDPNQDTFRVQYLLGGAAVLAILFPYYYTFWEILWAFSIWLEAVAILPQLFMLQRTGEAETITTHYLFALGIYRALYIPNWIYRYFTEVNHKVDWIAITAGIVQTILYSDFFWIYYTKVMKGKKFKLPV, from the exons ATGCTCAACCTTTTCCGCATCACCG GGGACTTGTCCCACCTTGCCAGTatcggcatcctcctccaCAAGATGGTGCAGATGAAT AGCTGCTCTGGTATCTCGTTCAAGTCACAAGCCCTCTACTTCCTGGTCTACATCACCAGATATCTTG ATCTCTTCTCGACCTCAAGTCTCTGGAACCTCGTCTTCAAGATCCTCTTCATTACCTCTCAAGGCTACATCGTCTACCTCATGACAACGGCATACAAGCCGACCAACGATCCTAACCAGGACACCTTCCGCGTCCAGTACCTCCTCGGTGGAGCTGCCGTTCTGgccatcctcttcccgtACTACTACACTTTCTGGGAGATTCTCTGGGCCTTCTCCATCtggctcgaggccgtcgccattCTGCCGCAGCTGTTCATGCTCCAGCGCACCGGTGAGGCCGAGACCATCACCACTCACTACCTCTTCGCCCTGGGCATCTACCGTGCCCTGTACATCCCCAACTGGATCTACCGCTACTTCACCGAGGTCAACCATAAAGTTGACTGGATCGCCATCACCGCGGGAATCGTCCAGACTATTCTCTACAGCGACTTCTTCTGGATCTACTACACCAAGGTGATGAAGGGCAAGAAGTTCAAGCTGCCCGTCTAA